In one Platichthys flesus chromosome 3, fPlaFle2.1, whole genome shotgun sequence genomic region, the following are encoded:
- the hnf1a gene encoding hepatocyte nuclear factor 1-alpha isoform X3 produces MEGEETARAAMPRPSRLTSLQEQMIWALLESGLSRDVLVQALGELEQDRTSAGAEKGERGDGESSEEGEMDFPPPIFRELEKLSPEEAAKLRVEVDQLLQEDPWHVAKIVKSYMQQHNLPQREVVESTGLNQSHLSQHLNKGTPMKNQKRASLYSWYVKKQGEISQQFTNAKHGIASLDEQEEVKKGRRNRFKWGPASLQILFHAYERQKNPSKEEREGLVEECNRAECIQRGVSPSQLAGLGSNLVTEVRVYNWFANRRKEEAFRHKLALDTPFTNQSASSSNLNLSSPDHGVKYSQQILCDTMSSARGSGGERVGRLLVSPVQLEPSHTLLETHNHKPVSSSGPLPPVSTLTSLHSLSSSSASSQSLIMASLPSVMSLGESSLLIGLASTQPQAVPIINNVGGGFTTLQPISFQQQLQASSQLPISHLQSHMCASPFMATMTQLPCHMYSKSDSPQYHTSSLLSQTMVITDGSSLGNLTSLSTVRPILTEDPEEQTDPNLQEESLHLQPHTPVPDGLLGFFSCLTTSG; encoded by the exons atggagggagaggagacggcCAGGGCAGCCATGCCGAGGCCGAGCCGTCTGACCTCTCTTCAGGAGCAGATGATCTGGGCCCTGCTGGAATCTGGACTGTCCCGGGACGTCCTGGTCCAAGCCCTGGGGGAACTGGAGCAGGACAGGACAAGTGCTGGTGctgaaaagggagagaggggggacgGCGAGAGctcagaggaaggagaaatgGATTTCCCACCGCCTATATTCCgagagctggagaagctttCCCCAGAGGAGGCGGCCAAACTGAGGGTTGAAGTCGACCAGCTCCTGCA GGAGGACCCCTGGCATGTTGCAAAAATTGTGAAAAGCTACATGCAGCAGCACAATCTCCCTCAGAGAGAGGTGGTGGAGTCCACAGGGCTCAACCAGTCCCACCTCTCCCAGCACCTCAACAAGGGCACGCCAATGAAGAACCAGAAGAGAGCGTCTCTGTACAGCTGGTACGTCAAGAAGCAGGGCGAGATCAGCCAGC AATTTACCAATGCCAAACATGGCATTGCATCGTTGGATGAgcaagaggaggtgaagaaaggaCGGAGGAACAGATTCAAGTGGGGTCCGGCATCCCTGCAGATCCTTTTCCATGCCTACGAACGACAGAAGAACCCCAgcaaggaggagagagaggggttggTGGAGGAGTGTAACAG GGCAGAGTGTATCCAGAGAGGAGTCTCCCCCTCTCAGCTTGCTGGATTGGGCTCCAACCTGGTTACTGAAGTTCGGGTGTACAACTGGTTTGCAAACCGCAGAAAAGAGGAGGCCTTCCGTCACAAACTGGCCCTCGACACGCCTTTCACCAACCAATCTGCCTCATCCTCTAACCTCAACCTTTCAAGCCCGGACCATG GTGTGAAATACAGCCAGCAAATCCTGTGTGACACTATGAGCTCAGCCAGGGGtagcggaggagagagagtgggccGTCTACTGGTCAGCCCTGTCCAACTGGAGCCCAGCCACACACTCCTCGAGACGCATAACCACAAGCCT GTGTCCAGCAGTGGCCCACTGCCGCCAGTAAGCACTCTGACCTCCCTCCACagtctgtcttcctcctctgcttcttcccAGAGCCTCATCATGGCCTCACTGCCCAGCGTCATGAGCCTGGGGGAGTCCTCACTCCTCATTG GTTTAGCCTCCACGCAGCCGCAGGCCGTACCCATCATAAACAATGTGGGGGGTGGTTTCACAACGCTTCAGCCAATCTcattccagcagcagcttcaagCCTCTTCACAGCTGCCAATATCACACCTTCAGAGCCATATGTGTGCCAGTCCGTTCATGGCCACCATGACACAGCTGCCCTGTCACA TGTACAGCAAGTCCGATTCACCACAGTACCACACGTCCAGTCTGCTGTCACAAACCATGGTCATCACTGACGGCAGCAGCCTGGGGAATCTGACCAGCCTCTCCACTGTCAGGCCG ATTCTAACCGAGGATCCTGAGGAACAGACGGACCCGAATTTACAGGAAGAGTCTCTGCACCTGCAGCCTCACACACCTGTGCCAG ATGGGTTGCTTGGCTTCTTTAGCTGTCTGACAACCTCAGGATGA
- the hnf1a gene encoding hepatocyte nuclear factor 1-alpha isoform X2: MEGEETARAAMPRPSRLTSLQEQMIWALLESGLSRDVLVQALGELEQDRTSAGAEKGERGDGESSEEGEMDFPPPIFRELEKLSPEEAAKLRVEVDQLLQEDPWHVAKIVKSYMQQHNLPQREVVESTGLNQSHLSQHLNKGTPMKNQKRASLYSWYVKKQGEISQQFTNAKHGIASLDEQEEVKKGRRNRFKWGPASLQILFHAYERQKNPSKEEREGLVEECNRAECIQRGVSPSQLAGLGSNLVTEVRVYNWFANRRKEEAFRHKLALDTPFTNQSASSSNLNLSSPDHGVKYSQQILCDTMSSARGSGGERVGRLLVSPVQLEPSHTLLETHNHKPVSSSGPLPPVSTLTSLHSLSSSSASSQSLIMASLPSVMSLGESSLLIGLASTQPQAVPIINNVGGGFTTLQPISFQQQLQASSQLPISHLQSHMCASPFMATMTQLPCHMYSKSDSPQYHTSSLLSQTMVITDGSSLGNLTSLSTVRPILTEDPEEQTDPNLQEESLHLQPHTPVPADGLLGFFSCLTTSG, encoded by the exons atggagggagaggagacggcCAGGGCAGCCATGCCGAGGCCGAGCCGTCTGACCTCTCTTCAGGAGCAGATGATCTGGGCCCTGCTGGAATCTGGACTGTCCCGGGACGTCCTGGTCCAAGCCCTGGGGGAACTGGAGCAGGACAGGACAAGTGCTGGTGctgaaaagggagagaggggggacgGCGAGAGctcagaggaaggagaaatgGATTTCCCACCGCCTATATTCCgagagctggagaagctttCCCCAGAGGAGGCGGCCAAACTGAGGGTTGAAGTCGACCAGCTCCTGCA GGAGGACCCCTGGCATGTTGCAAAAATTGTGAAAAGCTACATGCAGCAGCACAATCTCCCTCAGAGAGAGGTGGTGGAGTCCACAGGGCTCAACCAGTCCCACCTCTCCCAGCACCTCAACAAGGGCACGCCAATGAAGAACCAGAAGAGAGCGTCTCTGTACAGCTGGTACGTCAAGAAGCAGGGCGAGATCAGCCAGC AATTTACCAATGCCAAACATGGCATTGCATCGTTGGATGAgcaagaggaggtgaagaaaggaCGGAGGAACAGATTCAAGTGGGGTCCGGCATCCCTGCAGATCCTTTTCCATGCCTACGAACGACAGAAGAACCCCAgcaaggaggagagagaggggttggTGGAGGAGTGTAACAG GGCAGAGTGTATCCAGAGAGGAGTCTCCCCCTCTCAGCTTGCTGGATTGGGCTCCAACCTGGTTACTGAAGTTCGGGTGTACAACTGGTTTGCAAACCGCAGAAAAGAGGAGGCCTTCCGTCACAAACTGGCCCTCGACACGCCTTTCACCAACCAATCTGCCTCATCCTCTAACCTCAACCTTTCAAGCCCGGACCATG GTGTGAAATACAGCCAGCAAATCCTGTGTGACACTATGAGCTCAGCCAGGGGtagcggaggagagagagtgggccGTCTACTGGTCAGCCCTGTCCAACTGGAGCCCAGCCACACACTCCTCGAGACGCATAACCACAAGCCT GTGTCCAGCAGTGGCCCACTGCCGCCAGTAAGCACTCTGACCTCCCTCCACagtctgtcttcctcctctgcttcttcccAGAGCCTCATCATGGCCTCACTGCCCAGCGTCATGAGCCTGGGGGAGTCCTCACTCCTCATTG GTTTAGCCTCCACGCAGCCGCAGGCCGTACCCATCATAAACAATGTGGGGGGTGGTTTCACAACGCTTCAGCCAATCTcattccagcagcagcttcaagCCTCTTCACAGCTGCCAATATCACACCTTCAGAGCCATATGTGTGCCAGTCCGTTCATGGCCACCATGACACAGCTGCCCTGTCACA TGTACAGCAAGTCCGATTCACCACAGTACCACACGTCCAGTCTGCTGTCACAAACCATGGTCATCACTGACGGCAGCAGCCTGGGGAATCTGACCAGCCTCTCCACTGTCAGGCCG ATTCTAACCGAGGATCCTGAGGAACAGACGGACCCGAATTTACAGGAAGAGTCTCTGCACCTGCAGCCTCACACACCTGTGCCAG CAGATGGGTTGCTTGGCTTCTTTAGCTGTCTGACAACCTCAGGATGA
- the hnf1a gene encoding hepatocyte nuclear factor 1-alpha isoform X1 — MEGEETARAAMPRPSRLTSLQEQMIWALLESGLSRDVLVQALGELEQDRTSAGAEKGERGDGESSEEGEMDFPPPIFRELEKLSPEEAAKLRVEVDQLLQEDPWHVAKIVKSYMQQHNLPQREVVESTGLNQSHLSQHLNKGTPMKNQKRASLYSWYVKKQGEISQQFTNAKHGIASLDEQEEVKKGRRNRFKWGPASLQILFHAYERQKNPSKEEREGLVEECNRAECIQRGVSPSQLAGLGSNLVTEVRVYNWFANRRKEEAFRHKLALDTPFTNQSASSSNLNLSSPDHGVKYSQQILCDTMSSARGSGGERVGRLLVSPVQLEPSHTLLETHNHKPVSSSGPLPPVSTLTSLHSLSSSSASSQSLIMASLPSVMSLGESSLLIGLASTQPQAVPIINNVGGGFTTLQPISFQQQLQASSQLPISHLQSHMCASPFMATMTQLPCHMYSKSDSPQYHTSSLLSQTMVITDGSSLGNLTSLSTVRPILTEDPEEQTDPNLQEESLHLQPHTPVPAASSQSLELYPASQTTDSHQSHLLSPSPTDISSYIPTQMVSTAQ; from the exons atggagggagaggagacggcCAGGGCAGCCATGCCGAGGCCGAGCCGTCTGACCTCTCTTCAGGAGCAGATGATCTGGGCCCTGCTGGAATCTGGACTGTCCCGGGACGTCCTGGTCCAAGCCCTGGGGGAACTGGAGCAGGACAGGACAAGTGCTGGTGctgaaaagggagagaggggggacgGCGAGAGctcagaggaaggagaaatgGATTTCCCACCGCCTATATTCCgagagctggagaagctttCCCCAGAGGAGGCGGCCAAACTGAGGGTTGAAGTCGACCAGCTCCTGCA GGAGGACCCCTGGCATGTTGCAAAAATTGTGAAAAGCTACATGCAGCAGCACAATCTCCCTCAGAGAGAGGTGGTGGAGTCCACAGGGCTCAACCAGTCCCACCTCTCCCAGCACCTCAACAAGGGCACGCCAATGAAGAACCAGAAGAGAGCGTCTCTGTACAGCTGGTACGTCAAGAAGCAGGGCGAGATCAGCCAGC AATTTACCAATGCCAAACATGGCATTGCATCGTTGGATGAgcaagaggaggtgaagaaaggaCGGAGGAACAGATTCAAGTGGGGTCCGGCATCCCTGCAGATCCTTTTCCATGCCTACGAACGACAGAAGAACCCCAgcaaggaggagagagaggggttggTGGAGGAGTGTAACAG GGCAGAGTGTATCCAGAGAGGAGTCTCCCCCTCTCAGCTTGCTGGATTGGGCTCCAACCTGGTTACTGAAGTTCGGGTGTACAACTGGTTTGCAAACCGCAGAAAAGAGGAGGCCTTCCGTCACAAACTGGCCCTCGACACGCCTTTCACCAACCAATCTGCCTCATCCTCTAACCTCAACCTTTCAAGCCCGGACCATG GTGTGAAATACAGCCAGCAAATCCTGTGTGACACTATGAGCTCAGCCAGGGGtagcggaggagagagagtgggccGTCTACTGGTCAGCCCTGTCCAACTGGAGCCCAGCCACACACTCCTCGAGACGCATAACCACAAGCCT GTGTCCAGCAGTGGCCCACTGCCGCCAGTAAGCACTCTGACCTCCCTCCACagtctgtcttcctcctctgcttcttcccAGAGCCTCATCATGGCCTCACTGCCCAGCGTCATGAGCCTGGGGGAGTCCTCACTCCTCATTG GTTTAGCCTCCACGCAGCCGCAGGCCGTACCCATCATAAACAATGTGGGGGGTGGTTTCACAACGCTTCAGCCAATCTcattccagcagcagcttcaagCCTCTTCACAGCTGCCAATATCACACCTTCAGAGCCATATGTGTGCCAGTCCGTTCATGGCCACCATGACACAGCTGCCCTGTCACA TGTACAGCAAGTCCGATTCACCACAGTACCACACGTCCAGTCTGCTGTCACAAACCATGGTCATCACTGACGGCAGCAGCCTGGGGAATCTGACCAGCCTCTCCACTGTCAGGCCG ATTCTAACCGAGGATCCTGAGGAACAGACGGACCCGAATTTACAGGAAGAGTCTCTGCACCTGCAGCCTCACACACCTGTGCCAG CTGCATCTTCCCAGAGCCTGGAGCTGTACCCTGCGTCTCAGACGACAGACAGTCACCAGTCTCATCTCCTCTCACCTTCACCAACAGATATCAGCTCCTACATCCCTACACAAATGGTCTCCACAGCACAGTAG